One region of Salvelinus sp. IW2-2015 linkage group LG1, ASM291031v2, whole genome shotgun sequence genomic DNA includes:
- the LOC111966689 gene encoding P2Y purinoceptor 1-like: MKMSEDHDAHVLNMTTCAQINLSFTRIFLPAVFVLVFVVGTFANFCGLKTVFTSWKKIGSINIFILNLGIADLLYLFTLPFLVVYYALNSKWIFGQTFCKITRFCFNLNLYGSIGFLTCISIYRYLGIVHPMKVMGRINTRHSVAISFLVWILVFIQILPDMFFDKTAPNSSDACYDSTADHLIKDYLRYSIGWTVTGFVIPLLVILACYGHIVVVLATKANVNTLLKQRCLKLVIILTVLFSICFIPYHVLRNLNLKIRILKMEGTCKASFDYIYVAHQISRGLACLNSAINPLIYLIGNDDFLMRFHIVSKRARMYFVHWTGAVIYRKADPPTEEFQPANFDQLVI; this comes from the coding sequence ATGAAAATGTCAGAGGACCACGACGCGCACGTTCTCAACATGACCACATGTGCACAAATTAACCTGTCTTTTACGCGCATATTTTTACCAGCTGTGTTCGTGCTGGTGTTTGTCGTCGGAACTTTTGCAAACTTCTGTGGGTTAAAAACTGTTTTTACAAGCTGGAAGAAAATTGGAAGTATTAACATATTTATTCTCAACCTTGGAATAGCGGACTTGCTATACCTATTTACATTACCATTTTTGGTTGTCTATTACGCGCTAAACAGTAAATGGATATTTGGACAAACATTCTGCAAGATCACCAGATTCTGTTTCAATTTGAATCTCTACGGCAGTATCGGGTTCCTGACATGCATCAGTATTTATCGATACCTTGGTATTGTGCACCCAATGAAGGTGATGGGAAGAATCAACACTCGCCACTCTGTGGCAATAAGTTTTCTTGTCTGGATTTTGGTTTTTATTCAGATACTTCCCGATATGTTCTTTGACAAGACAGCGCCAAATTCCTCAGATGCGTGCTATGACTCAACAGCCGACCACCTTATCAAGGATTACCTGCGGTATAGCATTGGCTGGACCGTTACCGGATTCGTTATACCATTGCTCGTCATTCTTGCTTGCTATGGACATATAGTAGTGGTCCTTGCCACCAAAGCCAACGTCAATACTTTATTGAAACAGAGGTGTCTAAAACTAGTCATCATCTTGACTGTGTTATTCTCAATTTGCTTTATCCCTTACCATGTTTTGAGAAATCTCAATTTGAAGATAAGGATTTTGAAAATGGAAGGCACCTGCAAAGCAAGCTTCGATTACATCTATGTTGCTCATCAAATCAGCCGCGGCCTAGCTTGCCTGAATAGCGCAATCAACCCGTTGATTTACTTGATTGGAAATGATGATTTCCTCATGCGCTTTCATATTGTCAGCAAACGAGCCAGGATGTATTTTGTTCATTGGACTGGTGCTGTAATCTACCGCAAGGCAGATCCACCAACAGAAGAATTTCAACCAGCAAACTTTGACCAGCTAGTTATTTAA